Proteins co-encoded in one Leptolyngbya boryana PCC 6306 genomic window:
- the lepB gene encoding signal peptidase I: MPQLKLQRSTPPSKSENAWLEGLKTLSLSVILALGIRTFIAEARYIPSSSMEPTLQINDRLIVDKLSYDFVPPQRGDIVVFNPTASLRQQNFKDAFIKRVVGLPGETVEIKNGQVYVNGSALNEPYIAAPAKQWNPVVVPPDSYLVLGDNRNNSFDSRYWGFVPRSDIVGRAVFRFYPFDRITPLNQPVYITSHQTKEKPQ; the protein is encoded by the coding sequence ATGCCTCAACTAAAGTTACAGCGATCGACTCCACCTTCTAAATCTGAAAATGCTTGGCTAGAGGGATTAAAAACACTAAGCTTGAGTGTTATCCTTGCGTTGGGCATTCGGACATTCATCGCAGAAGCTCGTTACATTCCCTCTAGCTCAATGGAACCGACGCTTCAAATTAACGATCGCCTAATTGTAGATAAGCTGAGCTACGACTTTGTTCCACCCCAACGCGGAGATATTGTAGTTTTCAACCCCACAGCTAGTTTGAGGCAGCAAAACTTTAAGGATGCGTTTATCAAGCGAGTGGTTGGGTTGCCCGGAGAAACTGTCGAAATCAAGAATGGGCAAGTCTATGTCAATGGTTCTGCTCTAAACGAACCTTACATCGCTGCTCCAGCAAAACAATGGAATCCGGTTGTTGTTCCTCCCGATTCTTACCTTGTGTTAGGCGACAACCGAAATAACAGCTTTGATAGTCGCTACTGGGGGTTTGTCCCGCGCAGCGATATTGTCGGGCGAGCAGTCTTTCGGTTCTACCCATTCGATCGAATTACTCCTCTGAATCAACCTGTTTACATCACCTCTCATCAAACTAAGGAGAAACCCCAATGA
- a CDS encoding DUF1269 domain-containing protein, translating into MTDVGIDDEFVREIGNTLEPGTSAIFILVRKSTPDKVLEEISKFEGKVLRTSLSREDEAKLQAALTKAEPVDTSSPVGA; encoded by the coding sequence TTGACTGATGTTGGCATCGATGACGAATTCGTTCGAGAAATTGGAAACACTCTAGAACCAGGTACTTCTGCCATTTTCATTTTGGTTAGAAAATCGACTCCAGACAAAGTTCTAGAGGAAATCAGCAAGTTTGAAGGCAAAGTGTTACGAACCTCGTTATCTAGAGAAGATGAAGCAAAACTGCAAGCAGCACTTACCAAAGCTGAACCTGTAGATACGTCTTCACCTGTAGGAGCATAA
- a CDS encoding DUF1269 domain-containing protein: MIDLEDAAIVVRNKQGKVKIKQTQELVASGALSGGFWGLLFGVIFLHPMLALFGRRLAHSPER; encoded by the coding sequence TTGATTGATTTAGAAGATGCTGCGATCGTAGTGCGGAACAAGCAAGGCAAGGTTAAGATCAAGCAAACTCAAGAACTCGTTGCATCGGGCGCATTATCTGGTGGTTTTTGGGGATTGCTATTCGGTGTCATCTTTCTACATCCGATGCTGGCACTGTTTGGTCGGCGGTTGGCGCACTCTCCGGAGCGTTGA
- a CDS encoding N-acetylmuramoyl-L-alanine amidase family protein, which translates to MAWLRLTKTALYLMKSGDACYIDKVELSGEKRNQVRIPRNWFTGSDAPGAMVIEDIEPPACRIASNPPTIPTPRPLLGKKIVLDPGHGEDRDPGAKNAEGRTEAGESLKQAKLVQGFLQARGATVTLIDNALNLSLEEIGARGAGADCFVALHLNSFNAAVQGHEVLIDRNGTDVDFRFATIVNQELDQVLNIPNRGVKRQGLAVLRAVPLPVPAILTESFFIDASSGTQVDDLILKSAQAIARGIERFLIA; encoded by the coding sequence ATGGCATGGTTAAGATTGACGAAAACAGCCCTGTATTTGATGAAAAGCGGAGATGCCTGCTATATCGACAAAGTGGAATTGTCTGGAGAGAAACGGAACCAGGTGAGAATTCCTAGAAACTGGTTTACAGGCAGTGACGCTCCTGGTGCAATGGTAATCGAAGATATAGAACCTCCTGCCTGTCGTATTGCGAGCAATCCTCCGACAATTCCAACCCCTCGACCACTGCTTGGCAAAAAAATAGTGCTTGATCCCGGACATGGAGAAGATCGCGATCCAGGTGCCAAAAATGCTGAAGGTCGTACAGAAGCTGGAGAATCTTTGAAACAGGCAAAGCTAGTCCAGGGATTCTTACAGGCTAGAGGGGCAACTGTAACACTGATTGACAACGCGCTCAATCTCTCCCTAGAGGAGATTGGGGCACGGGGAGCCGGAGCAGACTGTTTTGTTGCTTTACACCTCAATTCTTTCAACGCGGCAGTACAAGGACATGAAGTTCTGATCGATCGCAATGGCACAGATGTAGATTTTCGGTTTGCCACAATTGTTAATCAAGAACTCGATCAAGTACTAAATATTCCAAATCGCGGTGTGAAGCGACAAGGACTAGCTGTTTTGAGAGCCGTTCCTCTACCTGTTCCGGCGATCTTGACGGAATCTTTTTTTATCGATGCGTCTTCAGGGACGCAAGTAGATGATCTGATTCTAAAATCTGCACAAGCGATCGCTCGCGGGATTGAACGGTTTCTCATAGCTTGA
- the fldA gene encoding flavodoxin FldA: MADIGLFYGTQTGYTQTAAETIQQIFGQDAVDLYDISRVEPSDFEKYSVIIIGCPTWNVGQLQDDWDNFFEQLDEIDFSGKKVAYFGEGDQVGYADSFQDAIGILEEKISEQGGETIGYWSTEGYEFTESKAVRDGKFVGLALDEDNQSDLTDDRIKTWVAQLKQEIGS, from the coding sequence ATGGCAGACATTGGATTATTTTACGGAACGCAGACAGGATACACGCAAACCGCAGCAGAGACAATTCAGCAAATATTTGGACAAGATGCCGTTGATTTGTATGACATTTCTCGTGTGGAACCAAGCGATTTCGAGAAGTATTCAGTCATTATCATTGGTTGCCCAACTTGGAACGTCGGGCAACTGCAAGATGATTGGGATAACTTCTTCGAGCAGTTAGACGAAATTGATTTCAGCGGCAAAAAGGTTGCTTACTTTGGTGAAGGTGATCAGGTCGGGTACGCGGATTCGTTTCAAGATGCGATCGGCATCTTAGAAGAAAAGATTTCTGAGCAAGGCGGCGAAACAATTGGCTATTGGTCTACTGAGGGCTACGAATTCACCGAATCAAAAGCAGTGCGAGATGGAAAGTTCGTAGGTCTTGCGCTGGATGAGGATAATCAGTCGGACTTGACTGACGATCGCATTAAAACTTGGGTCGCTCAACTCAAACAAGAAATCGGGTCGTGA
- a CDS encoding DUF305 domain-containing protein, whose translation MRRSTFKTGLLGLSLGAVIAVGGLSACSNSAQNSTSNQSPTATGSPMAGMPGMDHSNMNGMMMNMDLGPAGAEYDLRFIDAMRLHHRGAIEMAKEAQQKSKRPEIQSLAQNIIVTQNREENELMAKWRKQWYPDAPESFVAYNSQQNKSMPMSQQQKDSMAMNMDLGAADEQFDLRFMNAMISHHEGAISMAKDALQKSKRPEIQKLAQEISTSQQKEIDQMKQWRKAWYNQ comes from the coding sequence ATGCGTCGCTCAACATTCAAGACAGGTTTACTTGGACTTTCGCTCGGTGCAGTCATCGCGGTTGGTGGACTATCTGCTTGTTCAAATTCCGCTCAAAATTCAACCTCGAATCAAAGCCCAACTGCAACAGGTTCACCGATGGCAGGAATGCCAGGGATGGATCACAGCAATATGAACGGCATGATGATGAACATGGATTTAGGTCCGGCGGGTGCTGAGTATGATCTACGCTTTATTGATGCCATGCGATTACATCATCGAGGCGCGATCGAGATGGCAAAAGAAGCTCAGCAAAAGTCAAAACGTCCTGAAATCCAATCGCTTGCCCAAAACATTATTGTGACTCAGAACCGCGAAGAAAATGAGTTGATGGCAAAATGGCGGAAACAATGGTATCCCGATGCGCCTGAAAGTTTTGTGGCTTACAATTCACAGCAAAATAAATCTATGCCAATGTCTCAGCAGCAAAAAGACAGCATGGCAATGAACATGGATTTGGGAGCAGCCGATGAGCAGTTTGATTTGCGCTTTATGAATGCCATGATTTCTCATCATGAAGGCGCGATCTCAATGGCAAAAGATGCCTTGCAAAAGTCAAAGCGTCCTGAGATTCAAAAGCTTGCCCAAGAGATCTCAACATCCCAGCAAAAGGAGATTGATCAGATGAAGCAATGGCGCAAAGCCTGGTATAACCAGTAA
- a CDS encoding heavy metal-responsive transcriptional regulator produces MVHSQKAISQTPLFKIGEIAQQTGLAVATIRYYESLGLIQPKHRSESNYRYYDADAIERLQFIKKAQSLQFSLSEIQQILNVRQHGNPACPIVRELLDGKIAQLEAQIAQMLALKTELEQYRNRWAGKPLDDPHSRELCSLIAEVTALNSDE; encoded by the coding sequence GTGGTTCATTCACAAAAAGCAATCTCTCAAACTCCCCTGTTCAAAATTGGTGAAATTGCTCAGCAAACTGGACTCGCTGTTGCAACGATTCGATACTACGAGAGTCTGGGATTGATTCAACCGAAGCATCGGAGTGAAAGTAACTACCGCTATTACGATGCGGATGCGATCGAGCGTCTTCAGTTTATCAAGAAAGCTCAATCGCTTCAGTTTTCCCTCTCAGAAATTCAACAGATCCTGAATGTACGTCAGCATGGTAATCCAGCTTGCCCAATAGTGCGTGAACTGTTAGACGGAAAAATTGCCCAGCTTGAAGCCCAGATAGCGCAGATGCTCGCGCTCAAAACCGAATTAGAGCAGTACAGGAATCGTTGGGCGGGTAAACCGCTTGATGATCCGCACAGTCGAGAACTGTGTAGCCTGATTGCTGAAGTTACTGCTCTTAATTCAGACGAATGA
- a CDS encoding glycoside hydrolase family 24 protein, whose amino-acid sequence MMLKIQLLKFAKERIAVSVATLAALSLIWFSLGQQKTIPPKDPDRTPPLVMTGGDPYIRALMRTISASEAQDSDPYTALYGGQHITDLSQHPNQCVTIVSGLHKGECTTAAGRYQLLSTTWDEKVQQYHPEHSQNTSDTVSESFQPKQQDAVVYAWLSDRNAWEVDINAELEKGNLNEVLKHLSATWTSLGYGIETNSVTLQLPKIYQKALAEELALAKLSASVK is encoded by the coding sequence ATGATGTTGAAGATTCAGCTTCTAAAATTCGCTAAAGAAAGGATTGCGGTTAGTGTTGCTACATTAGCTGCACTATCGCTGATATGGTTCAGTCTGGGACAGCAAAAAACTATTCCTCCCAAAGATCCCGATCGAACTCCGCCGTTAGTTATGACTGGTGGAGATCCATACATTCGGGCTTTAATGCGAACCATTTCCGCCAGTGAAGCTCAAGATAGTGATCCCTACACGGCGCTTTACGGTGGACAACACATTACAGATTTGAGCCAACATCCCAATCAGTGCGTCACGATCGTGTCAGGACTGCACAAAGGAGAATGTACGACTGCCGCGGGGCGCTATCAGTTACTCAGTACAACCTGGGATGAAAAGGTTCAGCAATATCATCCTGAACACAGCCAAAACACGTCAGACACGGTTTCTGAAAGTTTTCAGCCAAAACAGCAAGATGCTGTAGTTTACGCTTGGTTGAGCGATCGTAACGCCTGGGAAGTTGATATCAATGCTGAACTCGAAAAAGGAAATTTGAACGAAGTCTTGAAGCATTTATCTGCAACCTGGACAAGTTTAGGCTATGGAATTGAAACAAATTCTGTGACATTACAGTTACCTAAAATCTATCAGAAAGCATTAGCCGAAGAGTTAGCTCTTGCAAAGCTATCAGCATCAGTGAAGTAG
- a CDS encoding DUF305 domain-containing protein has translation MKRLKPTFFGFSFTALISLSALTACSSSTAQNSTPASSPAASTMSGMDHSHMNAGKKDHGAMDHSSMGHNMDLGPADAEFDLRFIDSMIPHHQGAVDMAKEVLQKSKRPELKKLAQDVITAQDKEISQMQQWRTVWYPKAPRQPIAWHAEMNHSMPMSKEQIKAMKMSMDLGAADDQFDLRFINAMIPHHEGAVTMANDVLQKSKRPEIQKLAREIIASQQAEIDQMKQWRKAWYNQ, from the coding sequence ATGAAACGCCTAAAACCTACATTTTTCGGATTTTCCTTTACTGCCCTGATCAGCTTGAGTGCGCTTACGGCTTGCTCATCCAGTACAGCTCAGAATTCAACCCCAGCCAGTTCTCCCGCTGCAAGCACGATGTCCGGTATGGATCACAGCCACATGAATGCTGGCAAAAAGGATCATGGTGCAATGGATCACAGCAGCATGGGACACAATATGGATTTGGGTCCTGCTGATGCTGAATTTGACCTGCGCTTCATCGATAGCATGATTCCCCACCATCAAGGTGCAGTAGATATGGCGAAGGAAGTGCTGCAAAAATCAAAGCGTCCTGAACTGAAAAAACTGGCTCAGGATGTGATTACGGCTCAAGACAAGGAAATTAGCCAGATGCAGCAGTGGCGCACAGTCTGGTATCCTAAAGCACCTAGACAACCGATCGCTTGGCACGCTGAGATGAATCACTCGATGCCCATGTCAAAAGAACAAATCAAAGCAATGAAGATGAGCATGGATTTAGGCGCGGCAGACGATCAGTTTGACTTGCGGTTTATCAATGCAATGATTCCGCATCACGAAGGAGCCGTGACAATGGCAAACGATGTTTTGCAAAAGTCAAAACGCCCGGAGATTCAGAAGTTGGCGCGAGAAATTATTGCCTCGCAGCAAGCCGAAATCGATCAAATGAAACAATGGCGCAAAGCCTGGTACAACCAGTAG
- a CDS encoding efflux RND transporter periplasmic adaptor subunit, translated as MPSLAVSVSTSIRRLSATLMTLGVLASSPAIVLAHGGHGNEFQGGATQSSGSVQVDAATAQRLGFKVEPVTRQRLAFGIKTTGQIESLPNRQVEVTTPVGGTLLRLLVKPGDAVSAGQPLAVMTSPDLAQLRTEALDRRSDATGTVQQAEADLQLAQENLARQKTIVDREIQQARSAFDFAQESYTKDQQLAQTGALPRRSALESGTKLAEARANLSKAESRLAVSEAQAQLKRAQSALEVARSRVQLSGQTYETRLRQLGANANEDGTITITAPISGTVADREATPGESGQDAGKQILTIVNGSSVQASGNIYEKDLNQVRVGQPVRVKVNGLNNRTFNGRISVVGSTVQGETRVVPVKVELDNADGVLKPGMFAEIEVLTDRTSVLVLAVPKSAIVETNDKKKIVFVQNGNAFQATDITLGRESGELVEVTNGLFDGDKVVTQRAPQLYTQSLRGDAKADAEHSEAPAAPAQGFNLSALPWWVMLPAGGAIAAGTFWAGAVWSSRRNRRLQPAENGSMSPYETEIHFHSNGNGNSSAPSKVRTSVDPLEESRNPHQN; from the coding sequence ATGCCGAGCCTTGCTGTTTCTGTTTCCACTTCGATTCGCCGTCTCTCAGCCACATTGATGACACTGGGAGTCTTGGCAAGTAGTCCTGCGATCGTGCTAGCTCATGGCGGGCATGGCAACGAGTTTCAGGGGGGAGCAACGCAATCGTCTGGCAGCGTGCAAGTCGATGCGGCAACGGCTCAACGGCTCGGCTTCAAAGTGGAGCCTGTTACCCGACAACGCTTAGCATTTGGTATCAAGACGACCGGACAAATTGAATCGCTGCCGAATCGCCAGGTTGAAGTCACAACGCCAGTCGGGGGAACCTTACTGCGGCTGCTCGTCAAACCTGGTGATGCAGTCAGTGCAGGGCAACCACTGGCGGTTATGACGAGTCCAGATTTAGCACAGTTGAGAACCGAGGCGCTCGATCGACGCAGTGATGCGACAGGCACAGTCCAACAAGCAGAAGCGGATTTACAGCTTGCTCAGGAAAATCTAGCGCGTCAGAAGACCATCGTCGATCGAGAAATTCAGCAAGCGCGATCGGCGTTTGATTTTGCCCAAGAAAGCTACACCAAAGATCAGCAATTGGCTCAAACTGGAGCGCTTCCACGACGATCAGCGCTCGAATCGGGAACAAAACTGGCAGAAGCTCGCGCGAATCTATCAAAAGCAGAAAGTCGATTAGCCGTTTCAGAAGCTCAAGCCCAACTGAAGCGGGCACAATCAGCGCTAGAAGTTGCACGATCGCGGGTTCAACTGAGCGGTCAAACTTATGAAACTCGATTGCGGCAGTTAGGAGCGAATGCGAATGAAGATGGCACGATCACAATTACGGCTCCGATTTCCGGCACCGTTGCCGACCGAGAAGCAACCCCTGGAGAATCGGGACAAGACGCGGGAAAGCAAATTTTAACGATCGTCAATGGCAGTAGCGTGCAAGCATCGGGCAACATTTACGAGAAGGATCTGAACCAAGTTCGGGTGGGTCAGCCTGTTCGAGTTAAGGTCAATGGATTGAACAATCGGACTTTTAACGGGCGGATTAGTGTTGTGGGTTCAACCGTACAGGGTGAAACCCGTGTTGTGCCCGTGAAAGTGGAACTGGATAATGCAGATGGAGTATTGAAGCCGGGAATGTTCGCTGAGATTGAAGTACTGACTGATCGCACTTCGGTTTTAGTCTTAGCTGTACCAAAATCTGCGATCGTCGAAACTAATGATAAAAAGAAAATTGTCTTTGTGCAAAACGGCAACGCTTTTCAAGCCACCGATATTACACTCGGACGAGAATCCGGCGAACTTGTAGAAGTTACAAACGGCTTATTTGATGGCGATAAAGTGGTGACGCAACGCGCACCGCAACTATATACCCAGTCATTACGGGGTGATGCAAAAGCCGATGCAGAACACAGTGAAGCTCCCGCAGCACCCGCTCAAGGATTCAATCTGTCTGCACTGCCCTGGTGGGTGATGCTACCTGCGGGAGGCGCGATCGCGGCAGGTACGTTTTGGGCAGGTGCGGTTTGGTCATCCCGTCGTAATCGTCGGCTTCAACCCGCAGAAAACGGTTCTATGTCTCCCTACGAGACTGAAATTCATTTTCACTCTAATGGCAACGGAAATAGTTCTGCACCTAGCAAAGTTCGTACATCTGTAGATCCGTTAGAGGAATCGCGGAATCCGCATCAGAATTAG
- a CDS encoding efflux RND transporter permease subunit, with translation MLNAILKWSIARRWLVILGTIVVTIWIFRTIVQMPLDVFPSFAPPQVEIQTESAGLAPEEIESLVTLPIESAINGTPGVSAVRSASAPGLSVVKVVFNWGTDIYQARQLVTERLQQAQSKLPEGVETPQISPITSPISTVMQYAFTPETTSLMDVRRLVDWQVTNRLLAVPGVSQVIAYGGDMRQYQVLVDPAKLTSFNVSLQQVREAVAGANVNAPGGFLITPDRERLIRGIGRIESIEDLKQSVVTARNGTPVRLSDVADVMIGSALKRGDSSLNGRKAVIVMVNKQPMADTPTVTRAIETAMAEIKTGLPKDIKIDVTFRQEDYIDSSIENVRSALVEGAIIVAIILIPFLMNWRSLVICFVALPLSLLIGVMALDWLGQGLNTMTLGGLAVAIGSAVDDAIVDAENVFRSLRENKYAAERRPVLEVVLEGCQEVRDSVFGATLITIVVFSPVFALGGVEGSIFIPMGIGYMVAVLASSVTALTVTPALCALLLPYGNLPETEPWVARFFKRLYAPFLDFAIRRSRVIISVAIATSIAAIVIVPALGREFLPAFQEKTLVNTLMLYPGTSLEATNAAAEAIQHALKDDPRFEYVQMRSGRAPGDGDAAGVNLAHLDVDLSEKGLKERNSSIEKLRQEMARLPGVAPNIGGFISHRMDEVLSGVRSAIAVKIFGTDLAQLRTIGEQVETQMQSIKGIVDLQLEPQIPIEQVQIKFDRAAAGRYGLTVGNLSDIVETALNGQVVSQVLEQQQTFDLLVWLKPEARTNLETISRLLVDTPTGQKIPLAQVAAITQGQGPNTINRENVSRLIVVAANAEGRDMRSIVNEIQAKVNQNVQLPAGYFIQYGGQFEAEERATQNILIFSAIAAVVIAVLMYLSVKSIPSTIMIMVNLPLALVGGVFSVALTGGVISVASLVGFVTLFGVATRNGLLLVDNYNTKLAEGMPLKDVLVKGTMERLNAILMTAFTSALGLAPLVISGGPGKEILQPLSIVVLGGLFTSTALTLLIIPALYSRFAHLLFSKKKTALDSSMKLVQSQ, from the coding sequence ATGCTGAATGCGATTCTCAAGTGGTCAATTGCGCGTCGTTGGCTAGTTATCTTAGGCACGATCGTCGTCACGATTTGGATTTTCCGCACGATCGTTCAAATGCCGCTCGATGTGTTTCCGAGCTTTGCACCGCCCCAAGTTGAAATTCAAACCGAATCCGCAGGACTCGCGCCAGAAGAAATTGAATCCCTGGTGACATTGCCGATCGAGAGTGCGATTAACGGTACACCGGGCGTTTCGGCAGTGCGATCCGCTTCAGCACCCGGACTTTCAGTCGTGAAAGTCGTTTTCAACTGGGGAACAGATATCTATCAAGCGCGACAGCTTGTCACTGAGCGGCTCCAGCAGGCGCAAAGCAAACTTCCAGAAGGAGTCGAAACGCCGCAAATTTCTCCAATTACGTCACCCATTAGTACGGTGATGCAGTACGCTTTTACTCCTGAGACGACCTCGCTCATGGACGTGCGGCGCTTGGTCGATTGGCAGGTCACAAATCGCTTGTTAGCGGTGCCGGGAGTGAGTCAAGTGATCGCCTATGGCGGCGACATGCGGCAGTATCAAGTCCTCGTTGATCCGGCAAAACTCACCTCGTTCAATGTGTCGCTTCAGCAGGTCAGAGAAGCGGTTGCAGGGGCGAATGTGAATGCACCAGGAGGCTTTTTAATTACACCGGATCGAGAACGCTTGATTCGCGGGATTGGACGCATCGAATCGATTGAAGACCTCAAACAATCGGTGGTGACTGCTCGGAATGGAACTCCGGTTCGGTTATCGGATGTGGCAGACGTGATGATCGGATCTGCTTTAAAGCGCGGAGACAGTAGCCTCAATGGTCGCAAAGCTGTGATTGTGATGGTGAACAAACAACCGATGGCAGATACGCCTACGGTGACGCGAGCGATCGAGACAGCAATGGCGGAAATCAAAACAGGGTTACCGAAAGATATCAAAATCGATGTCACCTTTCGCCAAGAGGACTATATTGATTCCTCGATCGAGAATGTGCGATCAGCGTTGGTCGAAGGTGCAATTATCGTTGCGATCATTCTGATTCCGTTCCTCATGAACTGGCGGAGTTTAGTCATTTGTTTCGTTGCATTGCCGCTATCGTTGCTGATCGGTGTAATGGCGCTCGACTGGCTAGGACAAGGCTTGAACACGATGACACTGGGGGGATTGGCAGTCGCGATCGGGTCGGCGGTCGATGATGCGATTGTGGATGCGGAAAATGTGTTTCGATCACTGCGAGAAAACAAATATGCGGCTGAGCGTCGCCCGGTGTTAGAAGTCGTCTTGGAAGGCTGCCAAGAAGTGCGAGATTCGGTGTTTGGGGCAACGCTGATCACGATCGTAGTCTTCTCTCCGGTGTTTGCGCTCGGTGGTGTAGAGGGCAGCATTTTTATCCCGATGGGAATTGGTTACATGGTGGCAGTATTAGCATCGAGCGTGACGGCATTAACAGTGACTCCTGCTTTATGTGCGCTGTTGCTGCCGTATGGAAATTTACCTGAAACTGAGCCTTGGGTGGCGCGATTTTTCAAACGTCTTTATGCCCCGTTTTTAGACTTTGCAATTCGTCGATCAAGGGTGATTATTTCTGTTGCCATTGCAACCTCGATCGCTGCAATTGTCATTGTGCCCGCTCTGGGTCGGGAGTTTTTGCCAGCGTTTCAGGAAAAAACGCTTGTGAACACATTAATGCTGTATCCGGGAACCTCACTCGAAGCCACCAATGCCGCCGCAGAAGCGATTCAACATGCCCTTAAAGATGATCCTCGTTTCGAGTACGTTCAGATGCGCTCCGGGCGTGCCCCTGGTGATGGGGATGCCGCAGGCGTGAACTTAGCGCATTTGGATGTGGATCTGTCTGAAAAAGGATTGAAAGAGCGGAACAGTAGCATCGAGAAACTGCGGCAAGAAATGGCGCGATTACCCGGTGTTGCACCCAACATTGGTGGCTTTATTTCTCACCGGATGGATGAAGTTTTGTCAGGGGTGAGAAGCGCGATCGCGGTCAAAATCTTCGGCACAGACCTAGCTCAACTGCGAACAATTGGGGAGCAAGTTGAAACACAGATGCAATCCATTAAAGGCATCGTCGATTTACAGCTTGAGCCTCAGATCCCGATCGAGCAGGTGCAGATCAAGTTCGATCGGGCGGCGGCTGGGCGTTATGGACTTACCGTTGGCAATCTGTCAGATATCGTTGAAACAGCACTGAACGGACAAGTCGTTTCACAAGTTCTAGAACAGCAGCAAACGTTTGATTTGCTGGTTTGGTTAAAGCCTGAAGCAAGAACAAATTTAGAGACCATTTCAAGATTGTTAGTCGATACTCCGACCGGACAGAAAATTCCTTTAGCTCAAGTTGCTGCGATTACGCAAGGTCAAGGACCAAACACGATTAACCGGGAAAACGTTTCACGGCTAATCGTTGTAGCGGCGAATGCGGAAGGGCGAGATATGCGATCAATTGTCAACGAAATTCAAGCTAAAGTGAACCAGAACGTGCAGCTGCCGGCAGGCTACTTTATTCAGTATGGAGGACAGTTTGAGGCAGAAGAACGGGCAACCCAGAACATTCTGATTTTTAGCGCGATCGCAGCAGTTGTAATTGCTGTGCTGATGTATTTGTCCGTCAAATCAATTCCCTCGACAATCATGATCATGGTCAATCTACCATTAGCGTTAGTCGGTGGAGTGTTTTCGGTTGCGTTAACAGGCGGTGTGATTTCGGTTGCATCACTCGTAGGGTTTGTGACGCTCTTTGGGGTTGCGACTCGCAATGGATTGCTATTAGTCGATAACTACAACACTAAATTAGCTGAGGGAATGCCACTCAAAGATGTGTTAGTCAAAGGCACAATGGAACGGCTTAACGCGATTTTGATGACTGCTTTTACGTCTGCATTGGGGCTTGCTCCGCTTGTGATCTCAGGTGGACCTGGTAAAGAAATTTTGCAGCCATTGTCGATCGTCGTGCTAGGAGGATTATTCACCTCAACTGCTTTGACGCTGTTAATCATCCCTGCACTCTATAGTCGATTCGCTCATCTCCTTTTCTCTAAAAAGAAGACTGCGCTTGATAGCTCGATGAAGCTTGTGCAGAGCCAATAA